In Alphaproteobacteria bacterium, the genomic window GATGCATGACGCGCCGATGTTTGACCACCGAGCCGCAGCCTACCTGCTAGCCGCTCTGGTGCAGCATCTGCCGGCCGGGGGCGTCGTACTGGGTGTGGTCGATCCGGGGGTTGGGTGCGCCGACAGGCGGCCGATAGTTATGCGCGTAGGCGGTCGCTGGTATGTAGGCCCCGACAACGGCCTCTTCGCGATCATTGCAAAGCATGCGGGCGGCGGTGAATGGTGGCAGATTACCTGGCGACCAGAACACTTGTCGAAGACCTTTCACGGCCGCGATCTCTTCGCACCGGTCGCGGGCATGTTAGCGCGTGGCGATAATGTGCCCGGCGAGCTGTTCGATGGCAACAACGCGGTCGGTATGGATTGGCCCAACGACCTTAGGGAGGTCGTCTATATTGACCATTATGGTAACGCGATGACGGGAATTCGAGCCTTTACCCTACCGAAGGATGCTGTGCTGAAAGTCACTGAAGTAAACATTATGCGGGCCCATATCTTTTCCGATGTCGAGCCGGAAAAGGTGATGTGGTATGAAAATTCCTGTGGCCTGGTGGAGATCGCCGTCAACCAGGCGAACGCGGCTGAGGTCATGAGCCTTTACGTGGGCAGCCACGTGCTGGCGTTGACCCCTGACTGAGATGTGACAACCGTCACGGGTTGCCCACTGACCAGGCGTTATTCTCTTCACACCTGTCGTACGCCTTGCGACTGCGGCGCCTTTTGCGACCATCCCGGCAAACCAGTCTTGTAGCGTTGCCGCCGGCGCTTTCTGTCTCACATTGTGTTCCCCCGACGTATGCCTTGTGTCGTCGGTGCTTTCCCGTAATATGCCCGCCTCCTGCGTGGGGGCAGGGCAGTTGAGCGGGATAGGGAGGCGCGTTCGGGCAAAACCGGGTTTGGCCCGGAGCCGGCGCGACTAGGGCATGCAAGCTTCAGCCGGCAATGGCGCCACGAAGGCGCACGACACCTTTCCGAAATTGTTGATGGAACAGGCGCAGAAGCGCCCGGATGGCGTATTCCTGCGTGAGAAGGACTACGGCATCTGGCAATCCTGGACCTGGCAGCGCTCGGCGTTGGAGGCGCGCAATCTGGCGCTTGGTCTTGCGGCGCTTGACTTCAAACGTGAGGATAAGGTTGCGATCATTGGCGACAACCGCCCGGTGCTCTATCTGGCGGCGGCGGCAGCGCAGTCGCTCGGCGGCGTGCCGGTGCCAATCTACCAGGATTCGATCGCCGAAGAGATGCTTTATATTCTCGACCATGCGGAGGTGCGTTTCGCTATAGTCGAGGATCAAGAGCAGGTCGATAAGCTGTTGCAGATTCGTGACCGATTACCGTGTCTCGAGATGATCATCTATGACGATGTTCGCGGCATGCGTCACTACCGTGAGCCGGGGCTGGAATGGTGCCAGGACATGCTGCGGCGCGGCCAGCGCTTCGCCAGCGACAACTCGCAATACTACGATACGGAAGTGGTGGCCGGCAAAGGCTCCGACCTTGCTATCATGCTCTACACCTCAGGCACCACCGGCAAGCCGAAGGGGGTGATGCTGAGCTATGATAATCTGGTGCGGACGTCCTACAACAGTATTTCACACGATTGTCTGACTGATCAGGAGGAAGTGCTTGCCTACCTACCTATGGCCTGGGTCGGAGACCACTTGTTTTCATACGGTGAGGCGATGTGCGCGGGCTTCACTGTGAACTGCCCGGAAAGCGGTGCCACGGTACTGGCCGATCTGCGCGAGATCGGCCCAACCTATTTTTTCGCTCCGCCGCGCATCTGGGAGAACCTTCTTACCACGGTGATGGTGCGAATCGAGGATGCGGCGTTGATTAAGCGCCGTATGTTCCATTATTTCATGAAGGTGGCAGAGCGCGTCGGCGTGCGCCTTCTCGACAGCGAGCAAGTATCGGTGCCTGACAGGCTGCTCTATCGCCTCGGTGAGATTCTCGTCTACGGCCCACTCAAGGACAATCTCGGTTTCGGCAAGATGCGCGTCGCCTATACCGCCGGCGAGGCCATCGGCCCCGAGATCTTCTCCTTCTATCGCTCGCTCGGCATCAACATCAAGCAGATCTATGGCATGACCGAGGCGACCGCTCTGGTCTGCGGCCAGTCCGACGGCCATGTACACGCTGAGACCGTGGGTGTGCCTTTGCCCGAGGTAGAATTACGCATCAGCGACGGCGGCGAGGTGCAGTTTCGCGGACCCGGTACCTTTATCGGCTATTACAAGGATCCCGAGGCTACGGCCGAGACCAAGACCGAAGACGGCTGGATAATGTCGGGCGATGCAGGCTATATCGACGACCAGGGTCAGCTGCGTATCATCGACCGTGCCAAGGACGTGGGTCAGCTCACCGATGGCACGATGTTCGCGCCCAAATATCTGGAGAACAAGCTTAAGTTTAGCCCCTTTATCCGTGAGGCCGTGACCTATGGCGACAGGCGCGACCAGGTCACCGCCTTCATCAATATCGATCTCGAGGCCGTGGGCAACTGGGCGGAGCGCCGTGGGCTCGCATATACGAGCTACACGGATCTTGCCGCCCAGGACGACGTCTATGCCCTGGTCTCCGGTGAGGTTGATAAGGTGAATGTAAGCTTAGCAGGGGACTCGCAGCTCTCAGGTTCGCAGATCCATCGTTTTCTGATCCTGCACAAGGAGCTTGACCCTGACGACAACGAGTTGACCC contains:
- a CDS encoding SAM-dependent chlorinase/fluorinase, producing MIYLFSDFGANGPYVGQLSAVLADMVPAETVVDLMHDAPMFDHRAAAYLLAALVQHLPAGGVVLGVVDPGVGCADRRPIVMRVGGRWYVGPDNGLFAIIAKHAGGGEWWQITWRPEHLSKTFHGRDLFAPVAGMLARGDNVPGELFDGNNAVGMDWPNDLREVVYIDHYGNAMTGIRAFTLPKDAVLKVTEVNIMRAHIFSDVEPEKVMWYENSCGLVEIAVNQANAAEVMSLYVGSHVLALTPD
- a CDS encoding AMP-binding protein: MQASAGNGATKAHDTFPKLLMEQAQKRPDGVFLREKDYGIWQSWTWQRSALEARNLALGLAALDFKREDKVAIIGDNRPVLYLAAAAAQSLGGVPVPIYQDSIAEEMLYILDHAEVRFAIVEDQEQVDKLLQIRDRLPCLEMIIYDDVRGMRHYREPGLEWCQDMLRRGQRFASDNSQYYDTEVVAGKGSDLAIMLYTSGTTGKPKGVMLSYDNLVRTSYNSISHDCLTDQEEVLAYLPMAWVGDHLFSYGEAMCAGFTVNCPESGATVLADLREIGPTYFFAPPRIWENLLTTVMVRIEDAALIKRRMFHYFMKVAERVGVRLLDSEQVSVPDRLLYRLGEILVYGPLKDNLGFGKMRVAYTAGEAIGPEIFSFYRSLGINIKQIYGMTEATALVCGQSDGHVHAETVGVPLPEVELRISDGGEVQFRGPGTFIGYYKDPEATAETKTEDGWIMSGDAGYIDDQGQLRIIDRAKDVGQLTDGTMFAPKYLENKLKFSPFIREAVTYGDRRDQVTAFINIDLEAVGNWAERRGLAYTSYTDLAAQDDVYALVSGEVDKVNVSLAGDSQLSGSQIHRFLILHKELDPDDNELTRTRKVRRKFVAEKYETLILALYSDADRVQIEAKVTFEDGREGSINANLKIWDQEPVVPLAKAS